Part of the Zingiber officinale cultivar Zhangliang chromosome 8A, Zo_v1.1, whole genome shotgun sequence genome, CCTGATTTCTAAACAATCGTCAAAAGAAAATGATATTCTAATGCTTCTCATCCTTCGGAGTTTCTTTTTTAGGAATCTGAGAATCCAACTCCTTGGCGGATGATCGCTCCATGGTCCTGCGAcaaacaaaagaagaagaggaggtccaACACATTAGGTTTTGCAGCGGCCACATATTCTTATGCTTTGCGTgtgaaaaattttatttagatgtTTAGAAAATGCTACCCACACACATTATGAGTaacttttttttcttaattttgaattgcCTTAAGTTATTGATTGTAGAATATCAACTTAACAGATGTTTGCAATTATTCAAGAACGGATaaatatataagaaaaaaaactGCATTTTAACAAAATGTATGAATAGCAAAAAGAAAGGCTTCTGTAAGTTAGAGAGCAAATGGAGCAACCTACTGCACAGGTATATGAATTTCACACGATTTGTGCCTGCATATTGAAAAGGCATTGTTCCTATGTCCGAGAACCAAAAAGCAAAAGTTTATACTAAAAAGTTGTTCATCCAATCATAGAGTTTAATGTTGTGAATTGTGATTGAAATTCATTATTATAACTGCTTGAAAGATACTACCTTGGTTTTGTACTCTCCTACTTCCTGTGCATTTTCAACAAGAGAGAATAAATATCATAAAACTAGTAGCTAGTTCATGATTCTGTCCTGCTTCTTAACATCTAGATTAAGCGACACAAAATGGATGATAATATCGTCAAAATATTTTCTATCAGGATTCTCAATTGCGTTCAATAATATGCAGGGAATTTATCCAACAATTTCCTGATCATAAATTAGTGTGCATCTTACATCAGGTCGATGAATAGCACCCTCAACTCATCACTCTGAAATCGGAACacaaattcaaataagaaaattctaaagaaaatgtttttttttcttaaaaaaaaatcaactaaccAATGAAGACTGATATCGAAGCAAAAATAAAGCGTGGTCGCGTAaccaattaaattaaaaagaggtTAAAAATTTTGATTCTTTGAACCAAAAGATAATTACTACCAGAAGCTTTATACCAACAGAAAGGTAGCAGAGAAAAACGAGAAGAGAAGATTAAGCGCGAGCTTACTTGGCAGTGGAGGCGGTTTCTTCTTCGAGCCAATTTCGGATCTGGCGGAGGTTGCGGCGGAAGATGGCGGCAGACTGCCTAGCATCCGTGCGGAAAAGAAGGATGGCGGCGCCGACGCCCACCACCGTCACAATGAAGTTGGTCAACGCCATCTCCCAGCTGAAATCTCAGAATGAACTAATCTCAAGCGATAAGGATTTCTCGAGGAAAACCCTAACCTTGAACTGCGAAGAGCAGAAGCCCTTTCAAGGAAAAGCTTCGCCTTGCGACGGAAGATGCCCTAGCGAAGAGAAGCTACGAGGCAACGATCACAGCCGTTTATTGGGCCCATTTTGTTTGTTCTAAAGCCACATATGGAAATTGGCCCATCAGCCCACCCTGGTTGGGCTTCGAACCCTATTTCGACATTGTAGCGTTGAGTGTTGGGTATGGTTCCAATTGGACCGGGTTCGGGATCTATCGGTTTTCTTGGTTCCAATTGGACCGGGTTCCAATTGGACCGGGCTCAAATCAATCTCAACTTCTCAACTCACGTTTATTCGCGGTTTCTTCTTTTCTCTCGCTCTCTGTCGTCGTCATTTGCTCTGATAATTTTTCTGTCGTTTACTTAGAGCTTTTGTTTTGTATCGATTGTTGCAAAGGTATAGTGAGCAGACTCTACTTTCTTAATAGTCAAAGATTCATCTGGCATTGAAAATTAATGTCATTATATATGTTTCGCTAAATAGCTCGATTCTTGATTATTCTAAATCAAGCTCGATCTTTGGGAAAACAGCGGACGATAATTTGTTCTTGGAAAAATAAACTCGATCTAATTTAGGCATTTCAAATCatggaaattatatatatatatatatatatatatatatatatatatatatatatatatcagtaaATTTTGTTGGCCAATCTGACCAGTTAGAAATATGTATCCTCTAATTATAATACATGTATATATATGCATGCAATTAATATACACatctgatattactaaaatacctcttttatatatatatatatatatatatatatatatatatatatacatatatatatatatatatatatatatattctagctGATCATTTAACATTaccctatatatatatactctttgaaaaatatttgctTTAAAATTCAGATAAAAATTGCCTTGtgtctaattttttttatcagaaaGGTACTCTTGTTTTGTAAAATATTGTTCTGATCAATTCTTCCTCCCGAAGGCCTAACCTCTCCTCTCACCTTTGTATGCACGTGGCCTCTTGTTTGCGTCCCCTCCGAGGTCGTCGCTGTTGCACGCAAGGTCCTAGTTGTCATCACGTGAGGCGGTTGGCCCAGTGATCATCACGCACAGTCGTAGTTGTGGTCACGCGTGAGGTCTCGCTGTTGCCTCAATTCGAAGTCAAGCCTGTCAAGGCCTCGCCACTGACTTGTTTCAACGTTGACGGCCATTTCCCCATCCTGTTCCGTGCGAGGCAGTGGCCGCGACGTCACGCCCGGCGGTGGCTGTGACCTCGATGAGGTAGTCGAGGAAGCAGACCGGGAGAGAGGGTCACAGTTACAATGTCAACGGAGGAGGAAAATTGGCGGGAGGAGGGGAGACAAACAGGAGGAACGTGTGGTGTCTACTTCGACTGTGGTGCGGTAAAGGAGCAGGGGGAGTAGTGCCGACGGAGAGGAGGACGATAGCGACATTTCGGGGAAGTGGACGTACACCGTCAATAAAAATTCAATagttttttttattgaatttAATAGATAAATTTTTGGAATATCTAAATTACTTATCACAATGTTAAAGTATCCCCCCATTCTATGTTACCGTCATTTTCAAATCGattcgaaagaaaaaaaaaacaaaaatcagtAGGTTATTTTTTTCTTAGTCAAATTAATTTAGTCGAATTAATTTCTTTCcgtatgtttaaaaaatttattagtcaatttcaataaattttgaaactttaaaataatataaaattaattcatATGtgttcctttattattattattattattattattattgtaaaaatactatcaaatattaatttaactcaataaattgaaaacattaaatttttaaatatgaatatatttaaaaaataataattcatattcaaaaaatcattattctcaatttatttgattaaattgatgtttgatattattttaaaataagagaATTAGACTAACATATAAGAACTAGTTTTATATCATTTCGAAatttctaggtccatcagtcaGTTTTAGTCAAAATCGATTGATTGATATAGAGACCTCGAAATGATATAAAATCAGTTCTTATATATTCATTTAGTTTTCCTGATTGTAAAAATGTTATCAAACAtaaatttaacctaatatattgaagtagtgattttttgaacattaaTTGGATTTTCAGATatattcgtgtttaaaaaatcattgttttcaatatattgaatcaaattaatgtttgagggcataaacataatcataagaactagaagaactcatatgatatgattttactTTATTTCGAGGTTTTTTAGATCCATATTTTGACCAAatgaacttaatttaattttatttaggttTATTTGGccatagtttaaaaaaaaaatcatcatagtTTATGTTTGATGGTATTTTTGTAATAAGGAGAACTAGATAAATACATCGGAATTGGTTGCATATCATTCCGACGTCTCTATGTCCATCAGCCAATTTTGGGCGAAATTGACTTATCGATCTAAAGATCTTaaaatgacatgaaactagttcgtATGTGTTTGTCTATTTCTCTTGATTGCAAAAATgttatcaaatattaatttaactcaatatattgagaacaattattttttgaaatgaatgtatctaaaaaaataattcgtgtttaaaaaatcactaattTCAGTATAtttgatcaaattgatgtttaatagtatttttataatcaagataatttGATAgaactgatttcatgtcattttaaAATCTCTAAATTTATTAGACGATTTTAGTAGAACTCGCGGTTGCATATTCAGCTATTGTTGCAGCAGTTGCTGCTGTTTTCTTGATCTATCCTATTGGTCAAGGAAGTTTTTCTGATGATATGCCTTTAGGAACATCTGGTACTTTCAACTTCATGACtgatgatttttcaaaaaaaattgatttaattgaaaaaaaatacttttaccattcgaattgatttgagaattagaataaaataaaaatagatgtataatttaataattttaaaatttatctaccTTCGATTAAAAAACACAAGGCTCAAAATTCAAAACGAttcatcttttatatatatatatatatatatatatatatatatatatatatatatatatatatatatatatatatatataaactaatagCCTTTTAATTTTGTCCTCGATAAAACTAATTAAAAGGATTCTAGCTATAAGCTTTGACCTTGCTGTATAAAAAAGGTCCCAGAAAACTAGATGCATGGAGTTGTGGATTCTTCCCCTGAACAGATGCTTGCATAAAGGCTTCttttgcatgcatgcatgcatatgcTAATCTTAATTAAGagctttttaattaaaataaatttaaatagttgGACCTGATTCTCCTTGTCTTCTTCTTATTAATAGATTAACCAATTGCATTAATGGGTGCATTTTCCAATTATTACATGAAACCACGAGCACGAGCATGTCTGTCAGGCTTTTGCACTTAGATTAATTGATCTCCATCATAGGACATCTCCCATAATTAAATctcttttaagttttttttaattttcaatatgcCACATCAATGCAACATCAAAACCTTCATACAACTCCATACAATCAAAAAAACCTATTATTCTCTCCACAATCAAAAAACCTCCATACAACTTTTTTTATAGGTCCTACATTACAGATTatacatctttatttttattttttcatttaatatctctatataatttttacttaatattttatttaattctcatctttaaattaatttatttataatttttaattaataaattaataaacttatgatttttaatttaatttaatttgtaatttttatttaatatttatttaacttatgaattttaatttaattatagtcatttgtattttttttaacttgccaaatatatttattttcaaaagaaaagtgtataatttaactattgaataaaatatttaatggttttaaaaaaaatcaaacatgcaatattaatttttcaatgattaatGACTCCATCTTCAAGAGAAAAAAGCAGGTTTGAAATATCAAACCTGTTcttaaaataaaaatctcaaagATTATGTCTCCACTCATTAGAGTTTTTTTGTTGAGTTTTTTTAACTTTACAAACCTGTTAAAAAAGAGgcattggagatgctcttagggtgcgtttggttcaagttatcatgtataatcttggttatgtgattaccaggtaatcacataaccaagattatggggaataaaacataaccaaatgttgtttggttcaacctaggtaatgcaataaaaacttgtttgtttgaaggttttaatgaataccttagtttaatattttaccgtattaccctcagttacaaaatcaactatacataatattattattattatttattttttttatgttttttttacttttctttttcttgtatatatatatttgtttactttttatgtgttttttttatttttttaatgtttttatattttttatattattcatatttatattttttacatttttttaatttttaattttatttatttatttattttttaatttttaatttttaaatttttaaaaaaattttaatttttttaaaatttaaattttttattttatatttttttaaaaaataattttttaaaattatttatttttaaaattttttaattttttaatttttttacatttttaatattttttcttttttttccatgttttttcttatcggagggtatttttggtataaaaaattcgttaaccctggaatcaagaaaaaccttagggtGTATTTGGTTTACAccgttttcatttttattttctggaaaacgcgcattttctagaaaacagaaaatgacttttgtcattctctgtttttctagaaaacgatagccgattttttagaaaacgcgcgcaaaaaacacaaaccaaacatcgtttttcagaaaacgcgcgttttccagaaaatgaaaatggaaaacgcgcgtaccaaatgCCCCCTTAGTTTTctaaggttttccgattccgagctgcatgacccttttgctgacgtgtcgggcatggaacattactcgggaatcatcgaatacctaaaccaaacaaggtttttgttgataaccttatatggataaccaagattatcaaaaataactccgaaccaaacgcacccttaaggTTTTTGTGGATCACATTAATGACCCCCTATAAGTATATGATAATGTTAGAATACATTTTGTAATaacatatttatattaattacATACATTTATTACAATTCATTTCTAACTCGTCAAACACTAACCAACAAAATTTACTACATATTATAAACATATGATGATCAAACATCGATTCTTATAAACTGATAATCTATAATTATTCTGTCATGTATCTAACAAAtatatatctgtatttattttccTTCGTATATGTGGGATCGGTATTAGGGGTGTTAAAATATTGGATCTACCTTTGTGAATGACAATAATGAATTAGGCTCCCACTTGAGAATCTCAAAAGCCGTAATTGCGAGAGGAGGTTTAAGTCTTTTAAATCTATGGTCATAAACTCTGTTTTTTCTGGTAGACTATCATTGAACAAAGTCATGCAAAATATGAGTTTATATTTGCGTTCATGAAGATGCAATAAATGATTTCTTTTGTATTAATAAGCAGACTCTTCTTCCTGTCTACCAAGatggaaggaaaaataaataatatagaaGTTTCCACTAATACAAACAAAGTTGGTAATTTCATGACaggaaaaattaaaaccatctgAACAGTTAAATTAGAAGCTACCATCTTTGCAATCTCAATATTCTAAGTGACTAAACAGCCCTGTATACACACACACTGCATGCATGATTGCAGAAGATAAACATATTTTTCTCAGATAAATTATTTGCATCAGTTCTTCTATTGTTGGATTATCTTATCTGGCTCGCATAGAATAATACTCTCTACCACTTGCGGTGCCATAGGTCGTTGAATGGTTGATGACAGTAAGACCTATCACTCATGCCGGCTCGCACTAGAAAAGGCAAAAGCTTTTCCCTTTTCCCTTAACcagaggaagaaaagggaagtGTGGAGGCGGACCACTTTGTTCGCACACCGACCCCTTGTGCATCGATACTTCATCAATTATTTAAAAAAAGAAGAGTGATTCTTTGACAAGCATTAAGCTATTTGTAACAGAGGACAACATATTAAAAGATAATTGGTCAAAAAACAAGAGGAAAACCCAAATAGGAGTATCATTTGACAAGCCAGTGCCACTTTCCCTCTTCACTT contains:
- the LOC122008042 gene encoding uncharacterized protein LOC122008042, with product MALTNFIVTVVGVGAAILLFRTDARQSAAIFRRNLRQIRNWLEEETASTAKTMERSSAKELDSQIPKKETPKDEKH